A genomic region of Plasmodium malariae genome assembly, chromosome: 14 contains the following coding sequences:
- the PmUG01_14027600 gene encoding mitochondrial ribosomal protein S15 precursor, putative — protein MISKILRGNNFLHIKNKIEVNFFKYSKRYESRVKAHRYTGITAVKTHAQKTEWYLKAERDFLAERSQIPNGYIGLWQYDDIKHLKENIINMLHLNCANNKQIHKFKKLNIRRLLQRRPFDTGSAPVQIGCLTEKILNLRAHLIQRCKDHPKKRTMSILLARRQKLMKYLYKTDFELYKHTCNLLKIKCILFAIPDSRDRAKAINAAAIDGDRCKFLIRQKLWKGKYRPRPIKNAKGQTVRYTRHPIEQPPSDYALPKEYKPQISNSWPYGVKETYQKGLYTIHNPTAPGLGYCPVPMLF, from the coding sequence AtgataagtaaaatattaaggGGAAATAACTTTTTACATATCAAGAACAAAATTGAAgtaaacttttttaaatactcaAAAAGATATGAATCAAGAGTAAAAGCACACAGATATACAGGCATAACAGCAGTAAAAACACATGCACAAAAAACAGAATGGTACTTGAAAGCTGAAAGAGATTTTTTGGCTGAAAGAAGTCAAATACCAAATGGATATATTGGCCTTTGGCAATATGAtgatataaaacatttaaaagaaaatattataaatatgctACATTTAAACTGTGCTAACaataaacaaatacataaatttaaaaagttgaATATACGAAGATTATTACAAAGAAGACCTTTTGATACTGGAAGTGCACCTGTTCAAATTGGATGTTTGAccgaaaaaattttaaatttaagagCTCATTTAATACAACGATGTAAAGATCATCCTAAAAAGAGAACTATGTCTATCTTATTAGCGAGAAGACAAAAACtgatgaaatatttatataaaaccgattttgaattatataaacatacttgtaatttattaaaaattaaatgtatattatttgcaATTCCTGATTCGAGAGATAGAGCAAAAGCAATTAATGCAGCAGCTATTGATGGAGACAggtgtaaatttttaattaggCAAAAATTGTGGAAAGGCAAATACAGGCCTAGACCAATCAAAAATGCAAAAGGTCAAACAGTAAGATATACCAGGCACCCGATAGAACAACCCCCTTCTGATTATGCATTACCAAAAGAATACAAGCCACAAATATCAAATTCATGGCCATATGGCGTTAAGGAAACCTATCAAAAAGGACTTTATACTATTCACAATCCCACAGCTCCAGGTTTGGGGTATTGTCCTGTTCCAATGTTGTTCTGA
- the ISD11 gene encoding protein ISD11, putative translates to MKTNQIKRLKTLYRHILNEASKFENINYNVYFTNKAKENFREFFNNSIQDCEKLKTFENECNDYLNMLKRQTIIHNLYHVDKPLVTK, encoded by the exons atgaaaacaaaTCAAATAAAACGTTTAAAAACGTTGTATCGCCATATTTTGAACGAAGCATCTAAATTTGAGAATATAAACTACAACGTCTACTTCACTAACAAG GCTAAAGAAAACTTTAGggaattttttaacaatagTATACAAGACtgtgaaaaattaaaaacatttgAAAATGAATGTAATGATTACCTTAATATGCTGAAGAGACAAAccataatacataatttgtACCACGTTGATAAGCCATTAGTGacaaaatag